In Novipirellula galeiformis, one DNA window encodes the following:
- a CDS encoding SCO family protein encodes MGPSAAAQDTVRDSAKVEGNFLPREAQGITVEQKLGGMIPLNLPLVDSLGRKVKTGHYLDSKRPTIITLNYSNCPMLCNVQLNRLADSLNKLDLQVGTDFQILTVSIDPKESTERARETKQKYIEQLTNHPSASDGWAFCTAKQPVITKLADVLGFRYRYDARTKEYNHAAMLAFISPEGVISRYSLAIDFPTDQLRLALIEAGEGTVGSPVDQFIQWCYSYDPDSNSYTWHAWRLMRLGGVATIGLVLACLAPYWLGRKGVPTVNGESHLTEQE; translated from the coding sequence ATGGGACCCAGTGCGGCGGCGCAAGACACGGTGCGTGATAGCGCGAAGGTCGAAGGTAACTTCCTGCCGCGAGAAGCGCAGGGGATTACGGTCGAGCAGAAGTTGGGGGGCATGATTCCCTTGAACCTTCCGCTAGTCGATTCGTTGGGGCGAAAGGTAAAGACGGGACACTATCTCGATAGCAAACGACCCACCATTATCACGCTGAACTACAGCAATTGCCCGATGCTTTGCAATGTGCAGTTGAACCGATTGGCGGATTCGCTCAATAAGCTCGACCTACAGGTCGGCACTGACTTTCAAATCTTAACCGTTAGCATTGACCCCAAGGAGTCGACCGAACGGGCCCGAGAGACAAAGCAAAAATACATTGAACAATTGACGAACCATCCCAGTGCATCCGATGGCTGGGCTTTTTGCACCGCGAAACAACCGGTGATTACAAAGCTCGCCGACGTGCTCGGATTTCGTTACCGATATGATGCCAGAACGAAGGAATACAACCACGCCGCGATGTTGGCGTTCATTTCGCCCGAAGGGGTCATTTCACGCTACTCTTTGGCCATCGACTTTCCCACCGATCAATTGCGGTTGGCACTGATCGAAGCGGGCGAAGGGACGGTGGGCTCGCCGGTCGATCAATTTATTCAGTGGTGTTACAGCTACGACCCCGATTCGAATAGTTACACATGGCATGCATGGCGCCTCATGCGACTTGGTGGCGTCGCGACAATCGGATTGGTGCTTGCTTGCTTGGCACCGTATTGGCTTGGCCGCAAGGGAGTTCCTACGGTGAACGGCGAGTCGCATTTGACCGAACAAGAGTAG
- a CDS encoding cytochrome c oxidase subunit II: MAMLPAAFSLLSDYTKDYAWFPDAASSFAAESDWLYYAITWVCVLFFVPISICLFYFAARYRKAKGAKAESQISHNTPIELIWSIGPSIFMVGMFVMGARVYLDMRTIPEGANELGIQSSKWSWSVDYGRGTYHPELHLLVDEPVKLTMQSSDVIHSLFIPAFRAKKDIVPGRYNYMWFHPTKVTERVSDEELAKAQQWTKESATEWDYDKWQFTPDGYKFYDLYCAEYCGQDHSEMQTVVVVHETREDLDAWIKQYSSRGNDTLEGYGEKLYARRGCAGCHTVDGTSATGPTYKDSFGNERELVNGEKVQVDENYIRESILNPKAKVAAGFQPVMPSYKGQLSDDDLDSLIAYIKSLSSKGEVAAEVAPAADSETKSE; this comes from the coding sequence ATGGCTATGTTACCTGCGGCATTTTCCTTACTGAGCGATTACACCAAAGACTATGCATGGTTTCCGGACGCCGCGTCGAGTTTCGCGGCCGAATCGGATTGGTTGTACTACGCCATCACGTGGGTCTGCGTCCTCTTTTTCGTGCCGATTTCGATCTGCTTGTTCTACTTTGCTGCACGGTACCGCAAGGCCAAGGGCGCCAAGGCCGAAAGTCAAATTTCGCATAACACGCCAATCGAGCTGATTTGGTCGATCGGCCCTTCGATCTTCATGGTCGGTATGTTCGTGATGGGGGCCCGAGTTTACTTGGACATGCGAACGATCCCCGAGGGGGCGAATGAACTCGGTATCCAATCTTCCAAATGGAGTTGGTCGGTCGATTACGGACGTGGCACCTACCATCCCGAATTGCACTTGCTCGTCGATGAACCGGTCAAGTTGACCATGCAGAGCAGCGATGTGATTCACAGCTTATTTATCCCGGCTTTCCGCGCTAAAAAGGACATCGTCCCGGGTCGCTACAATTACATGTGGTTCCATCCCACCAAGGTGACCGAGCGGGTCAGTGACGAAGAATTGGCCAAGGCGCAACAGTGGACCAAGGAAAGTGCCACCGAATGGGACTACGACAAATGGCAGTTCACCCCAGACGGTTATAAGTTTTACGATTTGTACTGTGCCGAGTATTGCGGCCAAGACCACTCGGAAATGCAAACGGTCGTGGTCGTTCACGAAACGCGAGAAGACCTCGATGCGTGGATCAAACAGTACAGCAGTCGTGGCAACGACACGCTCGAAGGCTACGGCGAAAAGCTTTATGCCCGTCGAGGATGTGCCGGTTGTCACACCGTGGACGGCACCAGCGCGACTGGCCCCACCTACAAAGACTCCTTTGGCAATGAGCGTGAGCTCGTCAACGGCGAAAAGGTCCAAGTGGACGAAAACTACATCCGTGAGTCGATTTTGAATCCGAAGGCAAAAGTGGCTGCTGGGTTCCAACCCGTGATGCCAAGCTATAAGGGGCAATTGAGCGATGACGACTTGGACTCGTTGATTGCCTACATCAAGTCGCTATCGTCTAAGGGCGAGGTGGCAGCCGAGGTTGCTCCCGCAGCCGATTCGGAAACGAAGTCCGAGTAA
- a CDS encoding cytochrome c oxidase subunit I: protein MSAGTVRDPGFPTERENYLTNSKGILSWIFTLDHKRIGVMYLIGVTVAFAFGGLLALAIRLHLMAPEGWMFTSANANNVYNQVFTLHGAIMVFLFIIPSVPAALGNFLVPVMLGAKDVAFPRLNLSSFYLWVFGAVFFVMALFSSGLDTGWTFYTPYSTTTDTSVIMATLGAFILGFSSIFTGLNFIVTINTMRPPGMTWFRMPLFLWATYATSIIQVLATPVLGITLLLLVAERTMQIGIFNPEFNGDPVTYQHFFWFYSHPAVYIMILPAFGVISELVSVHSHKHIFGYRFIAYSSIAIALLGFLVWGHHMFTAGMSSLTTIVFSALTFTVSIPSAIKVFNWLATMYKGSISLTTPMCYAIGFIFMFTIGGLTGLHLGTLATDQHLHDTYFVVAHFHYVMVGGTLVAFLGGVFHWWPKMFGKMFNESAGRLSAVLVFLGFNLTFLPQFVLGSRGMPRRYATYDPEFAFLHQMSTYGALLLGIGILVAFITLMVSLFRGKRAPANPWGGATLEWNCTSPPPFYNFERAPVVGDPYDFHDIEWEESHERYVTVQPERKLVPASDPTKSPAHASDKH, encoded by the coding sequence ATGTCTGCTGGAACCGTTCGCGACCCTGGGTTTCCCACCGAGCGAGAAAACTACCTGACGAATTCCAAGGGGATTCTTAGCTGGATCTTTACGCTAGATCACAAGCGCATCGGCGTGATGTACCTGATCGGTGTCACGGTCGCGTTTGCGTTCGGAGGACTGTTGGCGTTGGCCATTCGGTTGCACTTAATGGCTCCCGAAGGTTGGATGTTCACCAGTGCGAACGCTAACAATGTCTACAACCAAGTGTTCACGCTGCACGGCGCGATCATGGTGTTCCTGTTCATTATCCCAAGTGTTCCAGCGGCGCTCGGCAACTTCCTTGTCCCGGTGATGTTAGGGGCGAAGGATGTTGCCTTTCCCCGCTTGAACTTGAGCAGTTTCTACCTTTGGGTTTTCGGTGCGGTCTTCTTTGTGATGGCACTCTTTTCGAGCGGACTCGATACCGGTTGGACGTTTTACACACCGTACAGCACGACGACCGACACCTCGGTCATCATGGCGACCCTGGGCGCCTTTATCCTCGGCTTTAGTTCGATCTTTACCGGTTTGAACTTTATTGTGACCATCAATACGATGCGACCACCGGGCATGACTTGGTTCCGCATGCCGCTGTTTTTGTGGGCGACGTACGCGACCAGCATTATCCAAGTGTTGGCAACCCCCGTTCTTGGCATCACGTTGTTGTTGTTGGTTGCCGAACGGACTATGCAGATCGGGATTTTTAATCCTGAGTTCAATGGTGACCCGGTGACATACCAGCACTTTTTCTGGTTCTACAGTCACCCTGCGGTATACATCATGATTTTGCCGGCGTTCGGTGTGATCAGCGAATTGGTCAGCGTTCACAGCCACAAGCATATCTTCGGTTATCGCTTCATCGCTTACTCGTCGATTGCGATTGCTCTGTTGGGCTTCCTGGTTTGGGGACACCATATGTTCACCGCCGGCATGAGTTCACTAACCACGATCGTCTTTAGTGCGTTGACCTTTACGGTATCGATCCCATCGGCGATCAAGGTGTTTAACTGGTTGGCGACGATGTACAAAGGCTCGATCAGCTTGACGACGCCAATGTGTTACGCGATCGGCTTCATTTTCATGTTCACGATTGGCGGTTTGACTGGGTTGCACCTTGGAACCTTGGCGACCGACCAACACTTGCACGACACCTACTTCGTGGTCGCTCACTTTCACTATGTGATGGTGGGGGGAACCTTGGTTGCCTTCCTTGGCGGTGTGTTCCACTGGTGGCCAAAGATGTTCGGTAAAATGTTCAACGAATCAGCGGGACGACTCTCCGCAGTCTTGGTCTTCCTTGGTTTCAACTTGACCTTCTTGCCTCAGTTCGTACTCGGTAGCCGTGGGATGCCACGACGTTACGCGACTTACGACCCTGAGTTTGCGTTCCTCCACCAAATGAGCACGTATGGTGCGTTGTTGTTGGGGATCGGTATCTTGGTGGCGTTCATCACATTGATGGTTTCGCTGTTCCGCGGCAAGCGTGCTCCGGCCAACCCTTGGGGTGGTGCAACGTTAGAGTGGAATTGCACCAGCCCGCCGCCGTTCTACAACTTCGAGCGAGCTCCCGTCGTAGGCGACCCTTATGATTTCCACGACATTGAGTGGGAAGAGTCGCACGAGCGTTACGTTACGGTTCAACCCGAACGCAAATTGGTGCCCGCGTCGGATCCGACAAAATCGCCTGCTCACGCTAGTGACAAGCACTAA